From the Saccharomyces paradoxus chromosome XIV, complete sequence genome, one window contains:
- the NAR1 gene encoding iron-sulfur cluster assembly protein NAR1 (Subunit of the cytosolic iron-sulfur (FeS) protein assembly machinery~similar to YNL240C), translated as MSALLSEADLNDFISPALACVKPTQVSGGKKDNTNLNGEYEVSTEPDQLEKVSITLSDCLACSGCITSSEEILLSSQSHSVFLKNWGELSQQEDKFLVVSVSPQCRLSLAQYFDLTLEAADLCLMNFFQKQFQCKYMVGTEMGRIISISKTVEKIIAHKKQKQNTDVDRKPLLSAVCPGFLIYTEKTKPQLAPMLLNVKSPQQITGSLIKATFEDLAIARDSFYHLSLMPCFDKKLEASRPESLGDGIDCVITPREVVTMLQELNLDFKSFLTEDTSLYGRLSPPGWDPRVHWASNLGGTCGGYAYQYVTAIQRLHPQSRMIVLEGRNSDIVEYRLLHDGAIIAAASELSGFRNIQNLVRKLASGAGPERKRNITVLRKRRTGPSANSREMAAATADPYHSDYIEVNACPGACMNGGGLLNGEQNSLKRKQLVQTLNKRHGQELAMVDPLALGPKLEEAAARPLSLEYVFAPVKQAAEKDLVSVGSTW; from the coding sequence ATGAGTGCCCTACTATCCGAGGCAGACCTAAACGATTTTATCAGTCCCGCTCTTGCGTGCGTCAAACCTACTCAAGTGAGTGGGGGCAAGAAGGATAACACTAATTTAAACGGAGAATACGAAGTGAGTACGGAACCAGACCAACTAGAGAAGGTCTCTATCACGCTATCGGACTGCCTCGCATGTTCCGGCTGTATAACATCAAGTGAAGAAATCCTGCTGAGCAGCCAAAGCCACTCGGTTTTCCTGAAAAACTGGGGGGAGCTTTCACAGCAGGAAGACAAGTTTCTCGTTGTGAGCGTTTCGCCGCAGTGCAGACTTTCTCTTGCGCAGTACTTCGACTTAACGTTGGAGGCCGCCGATTTAtgtttgatgaatttttttcaaaagcaaTTTCAGTGCAAGTATATGGTTGGCACGGAGATGGGCAGAATCATATCGATCAGCAAAACCGTAGAGAAGATCATTGCGCATAAGAAGCAAAAACAGAATACTGATGTAGATCGTAAGCCTCTGTTGTCTGCTGTGTGTCCAGGATTTCTCATATACACAGAAAAGACCAAACCGCAATTGGCACCTATGCTGCTCAATGTCAAGTCGCCTCAGCAAATAACGGGCTCGCTGATCAAAGCCACGTTCGAGGATCTTGCTATCGCGCGTGATTCATTTTACCACCTGTCGCTGATGCCTTGTTTTGACAAAAAACTGGAAGCATCCAGGCCAGAATCGCTTGGCGATGGCATTGACTGTGTCATCACGCCGCGGGAAGTAGTGACGATGTTACAAGAATTGAATCTAGACTTCAAGTCGTTTCTTACTGAAGATACAAGTTTATATGGGCGGCTATCGCCGCCTGGATGGGACCCACGAGTCCATTGGGCGTCAAATCTGGGAGGCACCTGTGGTGGGTATGCCTACCAGTACGTAACAGCTATCCAACGATTACACCCACAAAGTCGGATGATAGTCCTGGAGGGCAGAAACAGCGACATTGTCGAGTACCGATTACTACACGATGGTGCCATAATAGCCGCCGCCAGTGAGCTCTCCGGTTTTAGAAACATCCAAAACCTGGTGCGTAAACTGGCCTCGGGCGCCGGGCCCGAGCGCAAGAGGAACATCACCGTTCTGCGGAAGAGACGAACAGGTCCAAGTGCAAACTCACGCGAGATGGCGGCCGCGACGGCTGATCCGTACCACTCGGACTACATTGAGGTGAACGCGTGTCCGGGTGCGTGCATGAATGGCGGTGGCCTACTCAATGGTGAGCAAAACAGTCTCAAGCGGAAACAATTGGTTCAGACACTGAATAAGCGTCATGGACAGGAGCTTGCAATGGTAGATCCTCTAGCCCTGGGGCCCAAGCTAGAGGAAGCGGCAGCTCGCCCGCTTTCACTAGAGTACGTCTTCGCGCCCGTCAAGCAAGCCGCCGAAAAAGATCTCGTCTCTGTTGGCAGCACCTGGTAA